The Cydia splendana chromosome Z, ilCydSple1.2, whole genome shotgun sequence genome window below encodes:
- the LOC134804890 gene encoding small ribosomal subunit protein eS8 produces MGISRDHWHKRRATGGKRAPIRKKRKYELGRPAANTKLGSQRIHLVRSRGGNVKYRALRLDTGNFSWGSECSTRKTRIIDVVYNASNNELVRTKTLVKNAIVVVDATPFRQWYESHYLLPLGRKKGAKLTEAEDAIINKKRSKKTAKKYISRQRLSKVEAALEEQFHTGRLLACVASRPGQCGRADGYVLEGKELEFYLRKIKSKRAK; encoded by the exons ATGG GTATCAGTCGTGATCATTGGCATAAGCGAAGGGCCACTGGCGGCAAACGTGCACCCATTCGTAAGAAGAGGAAGTATGAGTTGGGTCGCCCGGCAGCCAACACCAAG CTTGGCTCCCAGCGTATTCATTTAGTGCGCTCGCGTGGTGGCAACGTGAAATATCGGGCCCTGCGCCTTGACACAGGAAACTTCTCTTGGGGATCTGAGT GTTCCACCCGAAAGACTCGCATTATTGATGTTGTGTACAACGCGTCCAACAATGAGTTGGTGCGTACTAAAACGCTGGTGAAGAACGCCATTGTTGTGGTGGATGCGACTCCCTTCCGTCAGTGGTACGAGTCACACTACTTGTTGCCACTAGGCAGGAAGAAGGGTGCTAAACTA ACTGAAGCTGAGGATGCCATCATCAATAAGAAGCGTAGCAAGAAGACCGCCAAGAAGTACATCTCAAGACAGCGTCTCTCCAAAGTGGAAGCTGCACTAGAGGAACAGTTCCACACTGGCAGACTATTGG CGTGTGTTGCAAGCCGCCCGGGCCAGTGCGGCCGCGCCGATGGTTACGTGCTTGAAGGCAAGGAGTTGGAGTTCTATCTGAGGAAGATCAAGTCCAAGAGAGCAAAGTAA
- the LOC134804685 gene encoding uncharacterized protein LOC134804685 isoform X1: MGNKQLNKKKTSRKRQLGRFQQTMELTKRRKLDNFTAEHDTISLDYIELQNMEMESPISSTTDIQSNDEATGSNILNPRIAQVDDTYRVPSILEEEDTHELQISFNVEEELPDKTVGRRIVAVSYHSIRFLAFYPIKDCMETIYINAIFHRQNRNFLVLFILQDGLFVTLTSRSHIVLFGAFRE; encoded by the exons atgggtaacaagcaattgaataaaaagaagacatctcgaaaaagacaactcggaagattccaacaaacaatggaactaac gaaaagaagaaaattgGATAATTTCACAGCCGAACATGATACTATATCTTTAGACTACATCGA actgcaaaatatggaaatggaatctccgatttcatcaaccactgacattcaaagtaacga TGAGGCGACCGGCTCAAACATTTTGAACCCACGCATTGCACAGGTGGATGACACTTATCGGGTTCCTAGTATATTAGAGGAAGAAGATACCCATGAG ttacaaATATCGTTCAATGTGGAAGAAGAGCTTCCTGACAAAACCGTCGGTCGAAGAATTGTCGCAGTTAGTTACCATTCGATTCGATTCCTCGCATTTTATCCAATAAAAGATTGTAtggaaactatatacataaacgcaatatttcaccgacaaaatcgcaattttcttgttttgttcatacttcaagatggactctttgtgaccttgacgtcacggtcacatatcgttttgttcggggcgtttcgcgagtga
- the LOC134804685 gene encoding uncharacterized protein LOC134804685 isoform X2, giving the protein MGNKQLNKKKTSRKRQLGRFQQTMELTKRRKLDNFTAEHDTISLDYIELQNMEMESPISSTTDIQSNDEATGSNILNPRIAQVDDTYRVPSILEEEDTHEVGDSC; this is encoded by the exons atgggtaacaagcaattgaataaaaagaagacatctcgaaaaagacaactcggaagattccaacaaacaatggaactaac gaaaagaagaaaattgGATAATTTCACAGCCGAACATGATACTATATCTTTAGACTACATCGA actgcaaaatatggaaatggaatctccgatttcatcaaccactgacattcaaagtaacga TGAGGCGACCGGCTCAAACATTTTGAACCCACGCATTGCACAGGTGGATGACACTTATCGGGTTCCTAGTATATTAGAGGAAGAAGATACCCATGAGGTAGGTGATTCATGCTAA